CAAGGGCGGACGCATCGAGCTGCGCCCCGTCGACGACGACTTCGAGGTCCAGCGCGAGTACGTCGAGAACACGAACGTCCTCGTGACCCGCTTCCGCACCTCCACGGGTGTGGTGCAGGTCACCGACGCTCTCGTGACGGGCATCGCGGGGCGTCTGCCGTGGGCCGAGCTCGCCCGTCGCATCGAGGGCGTCACCGGGTCGGTCGACATGCGCTGGGCGGTGATCCCGGGCAACACGTTCGGCACGCATCCGATCCGCCGGGTCGACACGTTGCACGGGCCGGTCCTGCGGGCCGCCGACATCAACCTGGCGCTGGTCGGCTTCGAGCACGGCCGCCTCGACTCGGTCGAGCCCGGCGACGGCGAGGCCCACGGCGGCCCGCATCGGTTCTGGGGCGAGTTCTCCACCCACGAGGGCTCGCGCTCGTTGATCTGCCTCTGCGGCGTCGAGGACGAACCCCTGCACCTGCCCGACCCGCGCGTGGTCGACCAGGGCATCGACCGCACGGTTCGCAACTGGCAGACCTGGTCGGACGAGTTCAACTGGGACGGTCCGTGGTCGGGCGCCGTGCAGCGCAGCGCACTGGCGCTCAAGCTGCTGATCTTCAGCCCCACCGGTGCGATCGCGGCCGCCGCCACGGCGGCCCTGCCCGAGAACTTCACCGGCGACAAGAACTGGGACTACCGCTTCGCGTGGGTGCGCGACTTGGCCTACACGGTCAACGCGCTCGTCCGCTTCGGCCTGCGCGAAGAGACCCAGGCGGCCGTCTCGTGGTTGCTCTCGGCGCTCAAGGCCAACGGCCGGACGATGCACATCTTCCTCAACCTCGACGGCTCGGTGCCGGACGGCACCCACGAGACCGGCTCCGAGGGCTGGCGCGGCATCGGCCCGGTCTACAAGGGCAATCCGGCGGGCGAGCAGCTGCAGCTCGGCACCTACGCGGACATCCTGGCGATCATGAGCCAGTACGCGGCCGACGGCAACATCCTCGACGAGTCCACCGGCGACCTGCTCGCCGGTTTCGCCGACGACGCCTGCCGTCGCTGGCAGGAGAAGGACTCGGGCATGTGGGAGCTGCCGGACGAGCAGCACTACGTCAGCAGCAAGATGGGCTGCTGGCAGGCCATCGACGCCGCCCTGCACCTCACCGAGGTGGGCCAGATGCACCCCGACCCCGAGGACGTCGTCTTCTGGCGGAAGAACCGCGACCTCATCAAGGACTGGGTCGACGAGCACGGCTGGAACGAGAAGATCGGCTCGTACGTCATGTACCCGGGCAGCGAGAAGCTCGACGCCTCGGTGCTGCTGCACGCCCCCAGCGGTTTCGACCGCGGCGAGCGCATGTCCCGCACGATCGACGCGATGCAGCGCGAGCTCTCCGCCGGTCCGCTGGTGTTCCGCTACAGCGAGGTCGACCAGGAAGAGGGCACGTTCGTGGCCTGCGCCTTCTGGCTTGCCAGCGCCCTGGCGTGCGTGGGCCGTCAGGACGAGGCGGTCGAGCTGATGGACCAGCTCGTGCAGCAGCCGAACGACGTGGGCCTGCTGACCGAGATGATCAGCGCCGACGACGGGCAGTTCCTCGGAAACCTGCCTCAGGGTCTCAGCCACCTCGCCCTCGTCAACGCGGCGATCACCATCGACGAGATGGGCCGTGAGGGCACGACCGACGACATGGAGGGCCAGTGACCGCGACGATGACCGCGGGCGTACGGTCGGGCGCATGACGCCGAAGGACGAGACTCCCCCACAGCTGAAGAAGCCCGACATGTACGAGGCGCTCCGCGACGAGGGCGCCTCGAAGGAGAAAGCCGCGCGCATCTCGAACGCTGCCGCCCAGAAGGGCAACAGTGAGAAGAAGGTGGCCGCGAAGGGCGGGAAGTCCGGTTCGTACGACGACTGGACGGTGGACGAACTCAGAGGACGCGCGAAAGAACTCGGCGTGACCGGCTACTCAGACCTGAAGAAGGCCGACCTGATCGAGGCGCTCCGCGAGCACTGACCGCTAGGGTCAGCTGGCCTTCTTCTCGGGGGCCGCCTTCTTCTCGGGAGCCGGCTTCTTCTCGGAGGCAGACCTGGCGGGCTTCTTCGTCGCAGCAGGCTTCTTCGGGGCCGGCTTCTTCCCGGCAGGTTTCGTCGCGGCCGGCTTCTTCGCAGCAGGTTTCGTCGCGGCCGCCGACGAGGTCGACGACGCCGGCGTCGATGCTGCCGCCTTCTTGGTCGGCTTGCGGTGTCCGCCCGACCGGTTCTCCTCGACCGACCGGCGCAGCGCCTCCATCAGGTCGATGACCTCGCCGCCCTCACCATCGTCGTCCTCCGGCTTCTCGCCGAAGGTGGCGTCGGTGTCGAGCGACTCCCCCTCCTCGAGCTTTGCGTCGATCAGCTGTCGCAGCTCTTCCTGGTAGTCGTCGCTGAAGTCGGCGGGCTCGAAGTCGTCGCTCAGCGAGTCGACGAGCGACGACGACATGTCGAGCTCCTTGTCGGTGATGCGCGTCTGCTTCTCGAGTGCCGGGAACCGCGCCTCGCGCACCTCGTCGTCCCAGAGCAGGGTCTGCAGCATGAGCACGTCGCCCCGCACGCGCAGGGCGGCGAGCCGCGTCTTCTGCCGCAGCGAGAAGTGCACGATCGCGGTGCGGTCGGTCTCCTCCAGGGTGCGGCGCAGCAGGACGTAGGCCTTCGGCGAGGTGCCGTCCGGCTCGAGGAAGTAGCTGCGGTCGAGCATGATCGGGTCGACCTGGTCGCTCGGCACGAACTCGAGCACGTCGATCTCGCGCGAGCGTTCCTCGGGCAACGACTTGAGATCGTCACCGGTGATCACCACGGTGCGGTCGCCGTCGTCGTACGCCTTGTCGATGTGCTCGTAGTCGACGACCTTGCCGCAGATCTCGCACTTCCGCTGGTACCGGATGCGCCCGCCGTCCGCGTCGTGCACCTGGTGCAGGGACACGTCGTGGTCCTCGGTGGCGCTGTACAGCTTGACGGGCACGTTGACGAGCCCGAACGTGATCGCGCCCTTCCAGATCGATCGCATGACGCTC
This genomic interval from Frigoribacterium sp. Leaf415 contains the following:
- a CDS encoding glycoside hydrolase family 15 protein, coding for MPLRSYGAIGDGRTVALIARDGQIDWLPMPDMNSDPVFSGIVDSGKGGRIELRPVDDDFEVQREYVENTNVLVTRFRTSTGVVQVTDALVTGIAGRLPWAELARRIEGVTGSVDMRWAVIPGNTFGTHPIRRVDTLHGPVLRAADINLALVGFEHGRLDSVEPGDGEAHGGPHRFWGEFSTHEGSRSLICLCGVEDEPLHLPDPRVVDQGIDRTVRNWQTWSDEFNWDGPWSGAVQRSALALKLLIFSPTGAIAAAATAALPENFTGDKNWDYRFAWVRDLAYTVNALVRFGLREETQAAVSWLLSALKANGRTMHIFLNLDGSVPDGTHETGSEGWRGIGPVYKGNPAGEQLQLGTYADILAIMSQYAADGNILDESTGDLLAGFADDACRRWQEKDSGMWELPDEQHYVSSKMGCWQAIDAALHLTEVGQMHPDPEDVVFWRKNRDLIKDWVDEHGWNEKIGSYVMYPGSEKLDASVLLHAPSGFDRGERMSRTIDAMQRELSAGPLVFRYSEVDQEEGTFVACAFWLASALACVGRQDEAVELMDQLVQQPNDVGLLTEMISADDGQFLGNLPQGLSHLALVNAAITIDEMGREGTTDDMEGQ
- a CDS encoding DUF7218 family protein — protein: MTPKDETPPQLKKPDMYEALRDEGASKEKAARISNAAAQKGNSEKKVAAKGGKSGSYDDWTVDELRGRAKELGVTGYSDLKKADLIEALREH
- the ku gene encoding non-homologous end joining protein Ku, whose amino-acid sequence is MRSIWKGAITFGLVNVPVKLYSATEDHDVSLHQVHDADGGRIRYQRKCEICGKVVDYEHIDKAYDDGDRTVVITGDDLKSLPEERSREIDVLEFVPSDQVDPIMLDRSYFLEPDGTSPKAYVLLRRTLEETDRTAIVHFSLRQKTRLAALRVRGDVLMLQTLLWDDEVREARFPALEKQTRITDKELDMSSSLVDSLSDDFEPADFSDDYQEELRQLIDAKLEEGESLDTDATFGEKPEDDDGEGGEVIDLMEALRRSVEENRSGGHRKPTKKAAASTPASSTSSAAATKPAAKKPAATKPAGKKPAPKKPAATKKPARSASEKKPAPEKKAAPEKKAS